Proteins found in one Clostridium butyricum genomic segment:
- the anmK gene encoding anhydro-N-acetylmuramic acid kinase AnmK: protein MNRKYGIGIMSGTSLDGIDVVLIKIDGYGLDTNLHVVAFDTIPFNVELRNKIKKCISIKDSDSQLICSLNFELGHAFSNAVKVLCKKINFDVENIDFIGSHGQTIFHIPNDVGELKRSTLQIGEPAIIAYEIGCTVVSNFRTMDIAAGGQGAPLVPLSEYILYKSNKNRVLQNIGGIGNVTVIPKNSRLDDVFAFDTGPGNMIIDETVFRLTGEKYDKNGEIAARGKIIYRLLDDLMKNKYIYQSPPKTTGRELFGAQFVHKILKKCDNEKIEDIIATVTMFTAKSIEYNYKNYIEPKYTIEEVIIGGGGSYNNTLLSMMKDIMPNYKILTQEELGFSSESKEAIAFAILANETLEGSFGNIPAATGAYEKVILGNITPAPKKFI, encoded by the coding sequence TTTGATACAATACCATTTAACGTTGAACTTAGAAATAAAATCAAAAAATGCATTTCAATAAAGGATTCTGACTCACAGCTTATATGCAGTTTGAATTTTGAACTTGGACATGCATTTAGTAACGCTGTAAAAGTGTTGTGTAAAAAAATTAATTTTGATGTAGAAAATATAGATTTTATAGGAAGTCATGGACAAACAATATTTCATATACCAAATGATGTTGGAGAATTAAAAAGATCAACATTGCAAATTGGAGAACCAGCAATAATAGCATATGAAATAGGATGCACCGTAGTATCAAATTTTAGAACAATGGATATAGCAGCAGGAGGACAAGGAGCACCTTTAGTGCCATTGTCTGAATACATACTATATAAATCCAATAAAAATAGAGTCCTTCAAAACATTGGAGGTATAGGTAATGTAACAGTTATTCCTAAAAATAGTAGATTGGATGATGTTTTTGCATTTGATACAGGTCCGGGGAATATGATTATTGATGAAACAGTTTTTAGATTAACAGGAGAAAAATATGATAAGAATGGTGAAATAGCAGCTAGGGGAAAGATTATATATAGATTGCTTGATGATTTAATGAAGAATAAATATATATATCAGTCACCACCTAAGACAACAGGGAGAGAATTATTTGGTGCTCAGTTTGTTCATAAGATACTAAAAAAATGTGACAATGAAAAAATAGAAGATATAATTGCAACTGTAACTATGTTTACTGCAAAATCAATAGAATATAATTATAAGAATTATATTGAGCCTAAATATACTATTGAAGAAGTAATAATAGGAGGCGGTGGTAGCTATAACAATACACTACTAAGTATGATGAAAGATATTATGCCTAACTATAAAATATTAACACAAGAAGAACTTGGTTTTTCTTCAGAGAGCAAAGAAGCAATTGCATTTGCAATACTTGCCAATGAAACTTTAGAAGGAAGTTTTGGAAATATTCCTGCTGCAACAGGGGCTTATGAAAAAGTAATTTTAGGTAATATAACACCTGCACCTAAAAAATTTATTTAA
- a CDS encoding aldo/keto reductase, whose protein sequence is MKKINVGKSGFEASEIVLGCMRIDKMSVEELSHYVDIAMSEGITLFDHADIYGGGYCEELFGKMLDSRSGLRDKIQIQSKCSIRDGYYDFSKDHILTSVDNSLKRLKTEYLDLLILHRPDTLMEPEEVAEAFDILQSSGKVRNFGVSNFNSMQIELLKSCVKQPLIVNQMQYSIMHSGMVDSGIQANTLFEGSVNRDGSILEYCRLKNITLQAWSPLQYGFFEGIFIDNDKFPELNKVLGRISNEKGVSKSAIAIAWILRHPAKIQTILGTTNIERLKDMCTASNVDLSRAQWYEIYRAAGNRLP, encoded by the coding sequence ATGAAGAAAATTAATGTTGGAAAATCTGGATTTGAAGCATCTGAAATCGTATTAGGATGTATGAGAATTGATAAAATGTCTGTAGAGGAATTATCACATTATGTGGATATTGCTATGTCAGAGGGAATTACACTTTTTGATCATGCAGATATTTATGGTGGAGGGTATTGTGAAGAACTTTTTGGGAAAATGTTAGATTCTAGATCAGGACTTCGTGATAAGATACAAATTCAAAGTAAATGTTCTATTAGAGATGGATACTATGATTTTTCTAAAGATCATATATTAACTTCTGTAGATAATAGCCTAAAAAGATTAAAAACAGAGTATTTGGATTTACTTATTCTTCACAGACCAGATACACTAATGGAACCAGAAGAAGTTGCAGAAGCTTTCGATATTTTACAATCTAGTGGCAAAGTTCGTAATTTTGGAGTTAGTAATTTTAACAGCATGCAAATTGAATTGTTGAAATCTTGTGTGAAGCAACCACTTATCGTAAATCAAATGCAATATAGTATTATGCATTCTGGAATGGTTGATAGCGGTATTCAAGCTAACACTTTATTCGAAGGTTCTGTAAATAGAGATGGTAGCATTTTAGAATATTGCCGTCTAAAGAACATTACATTACAAGCCTGGTCTCCATTACAATATGGTTTCTTTGAAGGTATATTTATTGATAACGACAAATTTCCAGAGTTAAATAAAGTTCTAGGACGTATTTCAAATGAAAAAGGTGTTAGCAAATCAGCTATAGCAATAGCTTGGATTCTTAGACATCCTGCTAAAATTCAAACAATCCTTGGAACTACGAATATAGAACGACTAAA
- a CDS encoding MurR/RpiR family transcriptional regulator gives MNCSLLIKQIYDKMTESEKKIADYVLVNSSEVYKFSASELANITKTSSSSVVRFSRKLGFEGFQEFKIELAKDDINPVENIEYDYIDTEDNIREVIVKTANKNIQSINDTISLLDEHTIEEAIKAIKNAKNIYIFGIGESALIGLDLQYKLLRIHKNAMISLESHVQLSMSANISNDDIAIGISYLGKTKEVYSALSKCKEKGAKCITITKFGENPVSSLGDIKIQVPFVEKDLRIGAISSRIVQLTVIDILFVGLAKENFSDVEKYLKETRNMIEELRMK, from the coding sequence ATGAATTGTTCCCTTCTAATTAAACAGATTTATGATAAGATGACAGAATCAGAAAAAAAAATAGCTGATTATGTGTTAGTTAATTCAAGTGAAGTATATAAATTTTCTGCAAGTGAACTAGCTAATATCACTAAAACCAGCTCTTCAAGTGTGGTAAGGTTTTCAAGAAAGCTCGGATTTGAAGGTTTTCAAGAGTTTAAAATAGAACTTGCTAAAGATGATATTAATCCAGTTGAAAATATAGAATACGATTATATAGACACTGAAGATAATATAAGGGAAGTCATAGTTAAAACTGCAAACAAAAATATACAGAGTATAAATGATACTATATCTCTACTAGATGAACATACTATAGAAGAAGCTATAAAGGCAATAAAGAATGCTAAAAATATATATATTTTTGGTATTGGAGAATCAGCATTAATAGGACTTGATTTACAATATAAATTACTTAGAATACATAAAAATGCTATGATTAGCCTTGAAAGTCATGTACAGTTATCAATGTCAGCTAATATATCAAATGATGATATAGCAATTGGAATATCTTATTTAGGAAAAACAAAAGAAGTATATAGTGCATTAAGTAAATGTAAAGAAAAAGGAGCTAAATGCATTACAATAACAAAGTTTGGAGAAAATCCAGTGTCATCATTAGGTGATATAAAAATACAAGTACCATTTGTAGAAAAGGATTTGAGAATTGGTGCTATATCTTCTAGAATAGTGCAGCTTACAGTTATAGATATACTATTTGTAGGACTTGCAAAAGAGAATTTCTCAGATGTTGAAAAGTATTTGAAGGAAACAAGAAATATGATAGAAGAGCTTAGAATGAAATAA
- a CDS encoding DUF871 domain-containing protein, with protein sequence MRKLGISVYPMHNSVKEIKNYIDLAAKYNFKRVFTCLLSVEGDKTKIVDNFKEVIKHANNYNMEVIADISPKVFKDLSISYNDLRFFKELGLYGLRLDMGFTGLEESIMSFNKEQLKIELNISNGTKYIDNILSYKPNKDNILSCHNFYPHRYTGLSYEHFMKTSRQFKDLGIRTAAFISSDTAEYGPWPVREGLCTLEMHREMNIVAQAKHLWATDLIDDIIISNCFASEEELKGLSEIDPYCLTLKCKLKEGLPEIEKKIVLEEFHFNRGDVSEYMIRSTQSRVKYKGHEFKVFNPDDIKKGNILIESSLYGHYAGELQLAKLDMKNSGKTNVVGKIIDDEVFLLDYISPWQKFKLIQ encoded by the coding sequence ATGAGAAAATTAGGAATTTCAGTATATCCAATGCATAATAGTGTTAAAGAAATAAAAAATTATATAGATTTAGCTGCAAAGTATAATTTTAAAAGAGTATTTACTTGTCTTTTATCAGTGGAAGGAGATAAAACAAAGATAGTAGATAATTTTAAGGAAGTTATAAAACATGCCAATAATTATAATATGGAAGTTATAGCAGATATAAGTCCTAAAGTATTCAAAGATTTAAGCATAAGTTATAATGACTTAAGATTTTTTAAAGAACTTGGATTATATGGATTGAGATTGGATATGGGATTTACTGGACTTGAAGAATCTATAATGTCTTTTAATAAAGAACAATTAAAAATTGAATTAAATATAAGTAATGGAACAAAATATATTGATAATATATTATCTTATAAACCAAATAAAGACAATATATTATCTTGTCATAACTTTTATCCCCATAGATATACGGGGTTAAGTTATGAACATTTTATGAAAACTAGCAGACAATTTAAAGATTTAGGAATCAGAACTGCTGCATTTATATCATCAGATACTGCTGAATATGGACCATGGCCTGTAAGGGAAGGCTTATGTACACTTGAAATGCACAGAGAAATGAATATAGTAGCACAAGCAAAACATTTATGGGCAACAGATTTAATTGATGATATAATAATATCAAACTGTTTCGCAAGTGAAGAAGAGTTAAAAGGATTAAGTGAAATAGATCCATATTGTTTAACTTTAAAGTGTAAATTAAAAGAAGGGTTACCTGAAATAGAGAAAAAGATAGTTCTTGAAGAATTTCACTTTAATAGGGGCGATGTATCTGAATATATGATAAGGTCCACTCAAAGCAGAGTAAAATATAAAGGTCATGAGTTTAAAGTATTTAATCCAGATGATATAAAAAAAGGAAACATACTTATAGAAAGTTCCCTCTATGGACATTATGCTGGTGAACTTCAGTTAGCTAAACTTGATATGAAAAATTCAGGTAAAACTAATGTGGTAGGAAAAATAATTGATGATGAGGTATTTTTATTAGATTATATTAGTCCATGGCAAAAATTTAAATTAATACAATAG